One window of Candidatus Methylocalor cossyra genomic DNA carries:
- the rlmE gene encoding 23S rRNA (uridine(2552)-2'-O)-methyltransferase RlmE, with the protein MMARSRSSARWLNEHFSDEYVKRAHALGYRSRAVFKLAELDERERLFKPGLTVVDLGAAPGGWSQYAAERVGKSGRIIALDILPMEAIPGVTFIQGDFRDEAVLARLAAELAGRPVDVLLSDMAPNATGNRLVDQPRAMYLAELALDTAKDLVRPGGAMVVKLFQGPDFDALVKNARRLFGRVAVRKPQASRDRSREVYLVAKAAGG; encoded by the coding sequence ATTATGGCACGCAGTCGAAGCAGCGCACGGTGGCTGAACGAACATTTTTCCGACGAATATGTCAAGCGGGCCCATGCCCTCGGCTATCGTTCGCGGGCGGTTTTTAAGCTGGCCGAGTTGGACGAGCGCGAGCGGTTGTTCAAGCCGGGGTTGACGGTCGTCGATCTGGGCGCCGCGCCCGGGGGATGGTCGCAGTATGCGGCTGAACGCGTCGGAAAATCCGGCCGGATTATAGCCCTCGATATTCTGCCCATGGAAGCCATTCCCGGCGTGACCTTCATTCAAGGCGACTTCCGGGACGAGGCGGTCTTGGCGAGGCTGGCGGCGGAGCTGGCGGGCCGACCGGTGGATGTGCTGCTCTCGGACATGGCGCCGAACGCCACCGGCAACCGCCTGGTGGATCAGCCCCGGGCCATGTACCTGGCGGAGCTGGCCCTGGACACTGCCAAGGACCTGGTGCGGCCGGGCGGCGCCATGGTGGTCAAGCTGTTTCAAGGCCCGGACTTCGATGCCTTGGTGAAAAATGCACGCCGGCTGTTCGGCCGGGTTGCGGTGCGCAAACCCCAAGCCTCGCGGGATCGTAGCCGGGAAGTCTACCTGGTGGCCAAGGCGGCGGGTGGCTGA
- the yhbY gene encoding ribosome assembly RNA-binding protein YhbY: protein MRSELRHQLKKRAHALKPVVSTGYQGLTPALLNEIDLALNHHRLIKVRLNAADRHQRRQLAEAICQETAAELIQAVGHVITLYREPPDAGSAGIGRP, encoded by the coding sequence GTGCGGTCAGAACTTCGCCATCAATTGAAAAAAAGGGCCCATGCCTTGAAACCTGTGGTGAGCACCGGCTACCAGGGCCTGACCCCCGCGCTGTTGAACGAGATCGACCTAGCCTTAAACCACCACCGGCTGATCAAGGTACGGCTCAACGCCGCCGATCGCCATCAGCGCCGTCAGCTGGCGGAGGCCATCTGCCAAGAGACCGCGGCCGAATTGATCCAGGCGGTCGGCCACGTGATCACCCTGTATCGGGAGCCCCCGGATGCCGGGTCTGCGGGGATCGGGCGTCCCTAA
- a CDS encoding bile acid:sodium symporter family protein, whose amino-acid sequence MKYSRQPVAALVHFIHRRLLWVIVASYFAAAALPVFGLRLRTVELGSIPLPHGRLDVSPLQLMLAMLLFNAGLGLRVAELGHVWRAPRLMVGGLVGNVLTPLAFIVAVSFALGLWHNPEEAQQILVGLALVAAMPVAGASTAWAQNANGNLALSLGLVLFTTLLSPLLTPLVLHMVGFVTHGDYAEDLHTLAAEGAMDFLGLWVILPALLGMAVGWLLGEGRLRPAQPYLKLVNYAVLVLLNYSNASLTLPKALFQPDWDFLVIMLIIVAGLCLTTFAAGYGLARLLGADRGGTVALMFGLGMNNNGTGLVLASMALAHHPEVLLPIIFYNLIQHLVASLVYTTLPRWRPA is encoded by the coding sequence ATGAAGTATTCCCGTCAGCCGGTGGCCGCCCTCGTGCACTTCATCCACCGCCGTTTGCTCTGGGTGATCGTGGCTTCCTACTTTGCCGCCGCGGCCCTGCCCGTCTTCGGGCTGCGGCTGCGGACGGTGGAGCTGGGCAGCATTCCACTGCCCCATGGCCGGCTGGACGTTTCCCCGCTGCAGCTGATGCTGGCGATGCTGTTGTTCAACGCCGGCTTGGGCCTGCGTGTGGCCGAACTCGGGCACGTGTGGCGGGCACCGCGGCTGATGGTAGGCGGCTTGGTCGGGAACGTGTTAACGCCCTTGGCTTTCATCGTCGCCGTGAGCTTTGCGCTGGGGCTTTGGCACAATCCCGAGGAAGCCCAGCAAATACTCGTGGGTCTGGCCTTGGTGGCCGCCATGCCAGTCGCCGGCGCCTCCACCGCTTGGGCGCAGAACGCCAATGGCAATCTGGCGCTCAGCCTCGGCTTGGTCCTGTTCACCACCTTGCTCAGCCCCCTGCTGACGCCGCTGGTGCTCCACATGGTGGGGTTCGTGACCCACGGCGACTATGCTGAAGATCTGCACACCTTGGCGGCCGAGGGCGCCATGGATTTCCTTGGCCTGTGGGTGATCCTGCCCGCGCTGTTGGGGATGGCGGTGGGCTGGCTGCTCGGCGAAGGGCGGCTCAGGCCGGCGCAGCCCTACCTTAAGCTGGTGAATTACGCGGTCCTGGTTTTGCTCAACTATTCCAATGCATCGCTCACCCTGCCCAAGGCGCTGTTCCAGCCAGATTGGGATTTTCTGGTGATCATGCTGATCATCGTGGCAGGACTCTGCCTGACCACCTTCGCCGCGGGCTATGGCCTAGCACGCCTGCTCGGCGCCGATCGTGGCGGAACGGTGGCCTTGATGTTCGGCCTCGGGATGAACAACAACGGCACAGGTTTGGTCTTGGCCTCCATGGCCCTGGCGCACCATCCGGAAGTGCTGCTGCCCATCATCTTTTACAATCTCATCCAACACCTGGTGGCTTCGCTGGTCTATACCACCTTGCCTCGGTGGCGGCCGGCCTGA
- the greA gene encoding transcription elongation factor GreA — protein sequence MNKVPLTLRGAEKLREELTHLKTVVRPRITQAIAEARAHGDLKENAEYHAAREQQSFTEGRIKEIESKLANCQIIDVTKLNADGKVVFGATVELEDSETGDKVTYQIVGEDEADIKQGMISITSPIARALIGKREGEVAVVRAPGGVKEYDICAVRYV from the coding sequence ATGAACAAAGTACCGCTGACTCTGCGCGGAGCGGAGAAGCTTCGCGAAGAACTTACCCATCTCAAGACTGTCGTCCGTCCCCGGATCACTCAGGCCATCGCCGAGGCGCGCGCCCATGGCGATCTGAAGGAAAACGCCGAATACCATGCCGCCCGTGAGCAGCAAAGCTTCACCGAGGGCCGCATCAAGGAGATCGAGAGCAAGCTGGCCAATTGTCAGATCATCGACGTGACTAAGCTCAACGCAGACGGTAAGGTGGTGTTCGGCGCCACCGTCGAGCTGGAGGACAGTGAGACCGGCGATAAGGTAACCTATCAGATCGTGGGCGAGGATGAGGCGGACATCAAACAGGGGATGATTTCCATCACTTCGCCCATTGCCCGCGCTTTAATCGGCAAAAGGGAAGGGGAGGTGGCGGTGGTGCGGGCGCCGGGGGGCGTGAAGGAGTACGACATCTGCGCCGTACGCTACGTGTAA
- the carB gene encoding carbamoyl-phosphate synthase large subunit, with product MPKRTDLHSILLLGAGPIVIGQACEFDYSGAQACKALKEEGYRVILVNSNPATIMTDPEMADATYIEPIDWQTVAKIIEKERPDALLPTMGGQTALNCALDLDRHGVLERFGVRMIGASREAIDKAEDREKFKQAMTRIGLASARSGVAHSLEEALACLEVIGYPAIIRPSFTLGGSGGGVAYNRQEFVEICERGLELSPTHELLIEESLLGWKEYEMEVVRDGKDNCIIVCSIENLDPMGVHTGDSITVAPAQTLTDKEYQILRDAAIAVLREIGVETGGSNVQFAVNPADGRMIVIEMNPRVSRSSALASKATGFPIAKVAAKLAVGYTLDELRNEITAGATPASFEPTLDYVVTKIPRFAFEKFPQAEDRLTTQMKSVGEVMAIGRTFQESLQKALRGLETGVDGLTEKLDPMSEEASDVLLRELRHPGPERIFYLADAFRAGWSLDQVHGHSRIDPWFLAQIEDLVREERALAERTLATLRREELFALKRKGFSDARLARILGTSEGEVRAARHRLGVRPVYKRIDSCAAEFATTTAYLYSTYEEECEAAPSERRKVVILGGGPNRIGQGIEFDYCCVHAALALREDGYETIMINCNPETVSTDFDTSDRLYFEPLTLEDVLEIIRLERPLGVIVQYGGQTPLKLARALEAADVPIIGTSPDSIDLAEDRERFQKLVERLGLQQPPNRTARSLEEALRCAREIGYPLVVRPSYVLGGRAMEIVFNDDDLKRYMREAVRVSSESPVLLDRFLDDAIEMDVDAVCDGQQVIIGGLLQHIEQAGVHSGDSACSIPPYDLDASIQERVREQVRRLAEALGVVGLMNAQFAVQGEEVFILEVNPRASRTVPFVSKATGYPLAKIAARCMVGRTLAEQGITAERIPHYYSVKEAVFPFIKFPGVDPLLGPEMKSTGEVMGIGASFGAAYAKAQRAASVKLPRGGTVLISIKDSDKPKVLPIAKDLIAKGFRLVATRGTAQALREAGIPCTVVNKVYEGRPHIVDMIKNGELQFIINTTEGKKAIADSFTIRRQALQQQVTYTTTLSGARATCHALGEMDAGEVQCLQDLHRRLLS from the coding sequence ATGCCAAAACGCACCGATCTCCACAGCATCCTTCTCCTCGGCGCCGGCCCCATCGTGATCGGCCAGGCCTGCGAATTCGACTATTCCGGTGCCCAAGCCTGCAAGGCGCTCAAGGAGGAAGGTTATCGGGTGATCCTGGTCAACTCCAATCCGGCCACCATCATGACCGACCCGGAGATGGCCGACGCCACCTATATCGAGCCCATCGATTGGCAGACCGTGGCCAAGATCATCGAGAAGGAACGCCCGGATGCCCTTTTGCCCACCATGGGCGGGCAGACGGCGCTGAACTGCGCCCTTGATCTGGACCGCCACGGTGTCCTGGAGCGGTTCGGGGTGCGCATGATCGGCGCCTCCCGGGAGGCCATCGACAAGGCCGAAGACCGCGAGAAATTCAAACAGGCCATGACCCGGATCGGTTTGGCATCGGCCCGCTCCGGGGTCGCCCACAGCCTGGAAGAGGCGCTCGCCTGCCTCGAAGTCATCGGCTATCCCGCCATCATCCGGCCGTCCTTCACCCTCGGCGGGTCGGGCGGCGGGGTCGCCTACAACCGGCAGGAGTTCGTGGAGATCTGCGAGCGGGGCTTGGAGCTCTCGCCCACCCACGAGCTCCTGATCGAGGAATCCCTGCTGGGGTGGAAGGAATACGAAATGGAGGTGGTGCGGGATGGCAAGGATAACTGCATCATCGTCTGCTCCATCGAGAATCTCGACCCCATGGGGGTGCACACCGGCGATTCCATCACCGTCGCCCCGGCCCAGACCCTCACCGACAAGGAATACCAGATCCTACGCGACGCCGCCATCGCGGTGCTGCGTGAGATCGGCGTGGAGACCGGCGGCTCCAACGTGCAGTTTGCGGTCAATCCCGCCGACGGGCGGATGATCGTCATCGAAATGAATCCCCGGGTCAGCCGGTCCTCGGCCCTGGCGTCCAAGGCCACCGGTTTCCCCATCGCCAAGGTCGCCGCCAAGTTGGCGGTGGGCTATACGCTGGACGAATTGCGCAACGAAATCACCGCCGGCGCCACGCCGGCCTCGTTCGAGCCCACCCTCGACTATGTGGTGACCAAGATTCCCCGCTTCGCCTTCGAGAAATTTCCCCAGGCCGAGGACCGGCTGACCACACAAATGAAGTCGGTGGGCGAGGTCATGGCCATCGGCCGCACCTTTCAGGAGTCCCTGCAGAAGGCTTTGCGCGGCCTGGAGACCGGGGTCGATGGCTTGACGGAAAAGCTCGACCCCATGAGCGAAGAGGCCAGCGACGTGCTGCTGCGGGAACTCCGCCACCCGGGGCCGGAGCGGATCTTCTACCTGGCCGATGCCTTTCGCGCGGGTTGGAGTCTGGACCAGGTCCACGGCCACAGTCGGATCGATCCCTGGTTCTTGGCCCAGATCGAAGACCTGGTGCGGGAGGAACGGGCGCTGGCTGAGCGTACTTTGGCCACTCTGCGGCGGGAGGAGCTGTTCGCCCTGAAGCGGAAGGGCTTCTCGGACGCCCGCCTGGCGCGGATTCTCGGGACCAGCGAGGGCGAAGTCCGCGCCGCCCGTCACCGGCTGGGGGTGCGGCCGGTGTACAAGCGCATCGATTCCTGCGCGGCGGAATTTGCCACCACCACGGCCTATCTCTATTCCACCTACGAGGAGGAATGCGAGGCGGCGCCCAGCGAGCGCCGCAAGGTGGTGATCCTAGGGGGTGGCCCCAACCGCATCGGCCAGGGCATCGAGTTCGACTACTGCTGCGTGCACGCGGCGTTGGCGCTGCGGGAGGATGGTTACGAAACCATCATGATCAACTGCAATCCGGAGACGGTTTCCACCGATTTCGACACCTCCGACCGGCTCTATTTCGAGCCCTTGACTCTGGAGGACGTGCTGGAAATCATCCGCCTGGAGCGGCCCTTAGGGGTGATCGTGCAATACGGCGGGCAGACTCCGCTCAAGCTGGCCCGGGCGCTGGAAGCGGCCGACGTGCCCATCATCGGCACCTCGCCCGATTCCATCGACCTTGCCGAGGACCGAGAGCGCTTCCAGAAGTTGGTGGAACGCCTCGGCCTGCAACAGCCGCCCAACCGGACGGCCCGTTCCCTGGAGGAGGCTCTGCGCTGCGCCCGGGAGATCGGCTATCCTCTCGTGGTGCGTCCGTCCTACGTGCTGGGGGGAAGGGCGATGGAGATCGTCTTCAACGACGACGATCTCAAGCGCTACATGCGCGAGGCGGTGCGCGTGTCCAGCGAGTCGCCGGTATTGCTGGACCGGTTCCTGGACGATGCCATCGAAATGGATGTGGACGCGGTGTGCGATGGGCAGCAGGTGATCATCGGCGGCCTCCTGCAGCACATTGAGCAGGCGGGCGTGCATTCCGGCGATTCGGCCTGTTCCATCCCGCCCTATGACCTGGACGCGTCGATCCAGGAGCGGGTTCGGGAGCAGGTTCGGCGGCTGGCCGAGGCCCTCGGCGTGGTGGGCTTGATGAATGCCCAGTTCGCCGTTCAGGGCGAGGAAGTCTTCATCCTCGAAGTGAACCCGCGTGCCTCCCGCACTGTGCCCTTCGTGTCCAAGGCCACCGGCTACCCCCTAGCCAAGATCGCCGCCCGCTGCATGGTGGGCAGGACCTTGGCGGAGCAGGGGATTACCGCGGAGCGCATTCCCCATTATTATTCGGTGAAGGAGGCCGTGTTCCCGTTCATCAAGTTTCCCGGGGTGGATCCATTGCTCGGACCGGAGATGAAGTCCACCGGCGAGGTCATGGGTATCGGCGCCAGTTTCGGCGCCGCCTACGCCAAGGCGCAACGGGCCGCCAGCGTGAAGCTGCCGCGCGGCGGCACGGTTTTGATCAGCATCAAGGACAGCGATAAGCCCAAGGTCCTGCCTATCGCCAAAGACCTCATCGCTAAAGGATTCCGGCTGGTGGCCACCCGCGGCACGGCCCAGGCGTTACGGGAGGCGGGGATTCCCTGTACCGTGGTCAACAAGGTCTACGAGGGACGACCGCATATCGTGGACATGATCAAGAACGGCGAACTGCAGTTCATCATCAACACCACGGAGGGTAAAAAGGCCATCGCCGATTCCTTCACCATACGCCGTCAAGCGTTGCAGCAGCAAGTGACCTATACGACCACCCTGTCCGGGGCGCGGGCGACCTGCCATGCCCTGGGGGAAATGGATGCGGGGGAGGTCCAATGCCTGCAAGACCTACACCGACGATTGCTTTCCTAA
- the carA gene encoding glutamine-hydrolyzing carbamoyl-phosphate synthase small subunit, which yields MTTHALLALEDGTVFRGTAVGAEGCSVGEVVFNTSITGYQEILTDPSYARQIVTLTYPHIGNVGVNDEDAESPGIFASGLVVRDVPVHPSNWRSTRSLSDYLRAHGVPGIAGLDTRKLTRLLRERGAQRGCLWAGKDLDPDFAVAEARRCPSMQGLDLAQEVSTRAPYPWSEGSWCRERGYTDPSPGRFHVVAYDFGVKRNLLRLLADRGCRVTVVPAQTPASEALALQPDGIFLSNGPGDPGALGYAIETLEVFLDRRIPIFGICLGHQLLALASGARTVKMKFGHHGANHPVQELATGRVLITSQNHGFAVDEASLPGNLRPTHRSLFDGSLQGIERLDRPAFGFQGHPEASPGPHDLKPLFDRFIGMMTGPSVSP from the coding sequence TTGACTACCCACGCACTCCTGGCCCTGGAGGACGGCACGGTGTTCCGGGGTACCGCCGTCGGCGCCGAAGGCTGTTCGGTCGGCGAGGTGGTTTTCAATACCTCCATTACCGGCTACCAAGAAATCCTCACCGACCCCTCCTATGCCCGCCAGATCGTCACCTTGACCTACCCCCACATCGGCAATGTCGGGGTCAACGACGAGGATGCGGAATCGCCGGGAATTTTCGCCAGCGGCCTGGTGGTGCGCGACGTGCCGGTCCATCCCAGCAACTGGCGTTCCACCCGCAGCCTCTCGGACTACCTAAGGGCCCACGGCGTGCCGGGCATCGCCGGGCTGGACACCCGTAAGCTGACCCGCCTGCTCAGGGAGCGCGGTGCCCAGCGCGGCTGCCTGTGGGCCGGGAAGGACCTGGATCCCGACTTCGCCGTCGCCGAGGCCCGCCGCTGTCCCTCCATGCAGGGCCTGGATCTTGCCCAGGAAGTGTCGACCCGCGCTCCTTATCCTTGGAGCGAAGGTTCCTGGTGCCGGGAACGGGGCTATACCGACCCATCCCCCGGCCGCTTCCATGTGGTGGCCTATGACTTCGGCGTCAAGCGCAATTTGCTGCGGTTGCTGGCGGATCGCGGGTGCCGAGTGACCGTGGTGCCCGCCCAAACCCCCGCTTCCGAGGCGCTGGCCCTGCAGCCGGACGGTATCTTTCTATCTAACGGTCCCGGCGATCCCGGGGCCTTAGGTTATGCCATCGAGACCCTGGAGGTCTTCCTTGACCGGCGGATCCCCATCTTCGGCATCTGCCTTGGGCATCAGCTGTTGGCCTTGGCCAGCGGGGCCCGGACCGTGAAGATGAAATTCGGCCACCACGGCGCCAACCATCCGGTGCAGGAGTTGGCCACCGGCCGGGTGCTCATCACCAGCCAGAATCACGGGTTCGCCGTGGACGAGGCAAGCCTGCCCGGTAACCTGCGGCCTACCCACCGCTCGCTGTTCGATGGCAGCCTGCAGGGTATCGAGCGGCTCGACCGGCCGGCCTTCGGTTTCCAGGGCCATCCGGAAGCCAGTCCCGGTCCGCACGATTTAAAGCCCCTGTTCGACCGATTCATCGGGATGATGACGGGGCCGTCGGTTTCCCCATGA
- a CDS encoding COX15/CtaA family protein: protein MNDCQSSQRFLRIGLVTLAAVYFLILVGGIVRASGSGMGCPDWPTCFGRLIPPTEESQLPPDYHQKYIGYGDTQFNPLKTWTEYVNRLVGVTIGILVLATLIRAIPYLKGDRAIFYLALTVFLLVGFQGWLGARVVASDLRPPMITAHMVVAFLIVGLLIHTLTRAQRQRLRGLDISALPARLRLVLAVALAMTLLQIAMGTQIREVVDGITNANAALARSLWRNHLPLIFYVHRSFSAVILLTNLWLAWTLLRRLGPGHPLRGFAYALGGLVVAAIASGVSLDRLGFPALVQPIHLLLANLIFGVQFFLFSALRYAGEARAPSTDGSFAGLPSR from the coding sequence ATGAACGATTGCCAAAGCTCCCAGCGGTTTCTCCGTATCGGCCTTGTCACCCTCGCCGCCGTGTACTTCCTCATCCTGGTGGGCGGCATCGTGCGCGCCTCCGGGTCCGGGATGGGCTGTCCCGACTGGCCCACCTGCTTCGGGCGTCTGATTCCCCCCACCGAGGAATCCCAGCTCCCGCCCGATTATCATCAAAAATACATCGGCTACGGCGACACCCAATTCAATCCACTCAAGACCTGGACCGAATACGTCAACCGCCTGGTCGGGGTGACGATCGGCATCCTGGTCCTTGCCACCTTGATCCGGGCCATACCCTACCTGAAGGGCGACCGGGCCATCTTTTACCTGGCACTGACCGTGTTCCTGCTGGTGGGGTTCCAGGGCTGGCTGGGGGCGCGGGTGGTGGCCAGCGATCTACGACCGCCGATGATCACCGCCCACATGGTGGTGGCATTCCTCATCGTGGGCTTATTGATCCATACCCTGACCCGCGCCCAGCGGCAACGCCTGCGCGGCCTCGACATCAGCGCCCTGCCGGCCCGGCTGCGCCTGGTGCTGGCGGTGGCCCTGGCTATGACCCTGCTCCAGATCGCCATGGGCACCCAGATCCGCGAGGTGGTGGACGGCATCACCAATGCCAACGCGGCGCTGGCGCGCAGCCTCTGGCGGAACCATTTACCGCTCATCTTTTACGTACACCGGTCGTTCTCGGCGGTGATCCTGCTGACCAACCTATGGCTGGCGTGGACCTTGCTCCGCCGCCTCGGGCCGGGGCATCCGCTGCGCGGTTTCGCCTACGCCCTAGGCGGCCTGGTGGTCGCCGCGATCGCCAGCGGAGTCAGCCTGGACCGGCTGGGATTCCCGGCTCTGGTGCAACCGATCCACCTGCTGCTGGCCAATCTGATTTTCGGCGTCCAGTTTTTCCTGTTCTCGGCCCTGCGCTACGCGGGCGAGGCCAGGGCGCCGAGCACGGATGGGAGCTTCGCTGGCCTGCCGTCCCGCTGA
- a CDS encoding siphovirus Gp157 family protein yields the protein MTLYEIADRYREALNRLADPNLPSDAVADTLEGLAGELSAKAWHVAALVLNLEGEAELIRHAEERMARRRRALERRAASLRDYLKEQLQRLDLRELRSPEFMIRVKANPPRLVIDDEERLPAAFKQVEIVLRVDRTAVRAALESGASVPGARLEQGTHVEIA from the coding sequence ATGACGCTGTACGAAATCGCCGACCGTTATCGGGAGGCCCTGAACCGGCTGGCGGACCCAAACCTGCCTAGCGACGCGGTGGCCGACACCCTGGAGGGTTTGGCCGGGGAACTGAGCGCCAAGGCGTGGCACGTGGCCGCCCTGGTCCTCAACCTGGAGGGCGAGGCGGAGTTGATACGCCACGCCGAGGAACGCATGGCGCGCCGGCGCCGGGCTCTGGAGCGGCGTGCCGCCAGCCTTCGGGACTACCTCAAGGAGCAACTGCAGCGCTTGGATCTACGGGAACTCCGCAGCCCGGAGTTCATGATCCGGGTCAAGGCCAACCCGCCCCGGCTGGTCATCGACGATGAGGAGCGGTTGCCGGCCGCATTCAAACAGGTAGAGATCGTGCTGCGTGTCGATCGGACCGCGGTGCGGGCGGCCCTCGAGTCCGGTGCCTCCGTCCCTGGGGCTCGCCTGGAGCAGGGCACCCATGTGGAGATCGCCTGA
- a CDS encoding cell division protein ZapA → MIMNEPNPLIKVQILGKEYPIACPEEEQHDLLVAARYLDEKMRQIRNTGRVIGSERIAVMAALNIAHELLQARQESHKGVQEEPRDRSLGLRSRTDALDDD, encoded by the coding sequence ATGATCATGAATGAACCGAACCCGCTGATTAAAGTGCAGATTCTTGGGAAGGAATATCCGATCGCCTGTCCCGAGGAAGAGCAGCACGATCTTCTGGTGGCGGCCCGCTATCTCGACGAGAAGATGCGCCAAATCCGCAATACCGGACGGGTGATCGGTTCCGAGCGGATCGCGGTGATGGCGGCGCTGAACATCGCCCATGAATTGCTGCAAGCCCGGCAGGAGAGCCACAAAGGGGTACAGGAAGAGCCGCGCGACCGAAGCCTCGGCCTGCGCAGCCGGACCGACGCTTTGGACGATGACTGA
- a CDS encoding UPF0149 family protein — MNHELTYGEIQTVVSDQPAAEAHGVLAGLLCVDGETTFDAWLDHLFGAAAEHLEPWERGLLGRLFEDTREQLNDFGFGFQPLLPDDDQPLNERANALADWCRGFLLGFGYAGQESQTPGACAEILRDFAEISRLDPDASGEAAEVAYAELTEYVRVGVQLVRGELARPAGTPLH, encoded by the coding sequence ATGAACCACGAGCTCACCTACGGCGAGATCCAAACCGTCGTTTCCGACCAACCGGCCGCCGAAGCCCATGGGGTCTTGGCGGGCCTTTTGTGCGTGGACGGGGAAACCACCTTCGATGCCTGGCTCGACCATCTGTTCGGTGCCGCAGCGGAGCACCTTGAGCCCTGGGAGCGCGGCCTCCTGGGGAGGCTGTTCGAGGACACCCGGGAGCAACTGAACGATTTCGGGTTCGGCTTCCAGCCGCTCCTTCCGGATGACGACCAACCCCTGAACGAGCGGGCCAACGCCCTGGCGGACTGGTGCCGGGGCTTTTTGCTGGGCTTCGGCTATGCCGGGCAGGAGTCGCAAACACCGGGCGCCTGTGCCGAAATTCTGCGGGATTTCGCGGAAATCTCCCGTCTCGACCCGGATGCCTCCGGGGAAGCGGCGGAAGTGGCCTACGCCGAGCTCACCGAATATGTGCGGGTGGGAGTGCAGCTGGTCCGGGGCGAGCTGGCGCGCCCCGCCGGCACCCCGCTCCACTAA
- the pepP gene encoding Xaa-Pro aminopeptidase, with protein sequence MLQPSDFQQRRTQLARRMKKNSIALIASAPVRIRNGDVEFPYRQHSDFFYLTGFDEPEAVAVLAPGREQGEFILFCREFDPEKALWTGHHAGLEGARETFGADEAFPIAELDKRLPELLENRDRVYFPIGRDQALDLKVMAAVNQVRSRARTGVQAPYEFVAIEHLLHEQRLLKTPAELALVRKAVEVSVLAHGRAMRACRPGRYEYEIEAELLHEFTLHGLRAPAYPCIVASGHNACVLHYTANDRRLEDGDLLLIDAGAECGNYAADITRTFPVNGKFTESQRLIYELVLEAQTAALETVRPGRRWIEPHDAAVRVLTEGLVRLGILQGKTAKLIKDGSYKKFYMHRTGHWLGLDVHDAGAYKVGGKWRELVPGMLLTVEPGLYIAPDCADVEPRWRGIGVRIEDDVLVTPDGCEVLTAALPKQVADIEAWMAG encoded by the coding sequence ATGCTCCAACCCAGCGATTTCCAGCAACGCCGCACCCAACTGGCGCGGCGGATGAAGAAGAACAGCATCGCCCTGATCGCCAGCGCTCCGGTCCGTATCCGCAACGGCGATGTGGAGTTTCCCTACCGACAGCACAGCGACTTCTTCTACCTGACCGGCTTCGACGAGCCGGAGGCGGTGGCGGTATTGGCGCCGGGACGCGAGCAGGGGGAATTCATCCTGTTTTGCCGGGAGTTCGATCCGGAAAAAGCCCTCTGGACCGGGCACCACGCCGGCCTCGAGGGCGCACGGGAAACCTTTGGCGCCGACGAAGCCTTCCCCATTGCCGAACTGGACAAGCGTCTGCCGGAATTGTTGGAAAACCGGGACCGGGTGTATTTCCCCATCGGCCGCGATCAGGCCCTGGACCTTAAGGTCATGGCGGCGGTCAACCAGGTGCGGAGCCGGGCCCGGACCGGGGTCCAGGCGCCCTACGAGTTCGTCGCCATCGAACACCTGCTCCACGAGCAGCGTCTGCTCAAGACCCCGGCGGAATTGGCGCTAGTGCGCAAGGCGGTGGAGGTCTCAGTGCTCGCCCATGGGCGGGCCATGCGCGCCTGTCGCCCGGGCCGCTACGAATACGAGATCGAAGCGGAACTGCTGCACGAGTTCACCCTGCACGGGCTGCGCGCTCCGGCTTACCCTTGTATCGTGGCCAGCGGCCACAACGCCTGCGTGCTGCATTACACCGCCAACGACCGGCGGCTGGAGGACGGTGACCTGCTCTTGATCGACGCCGGGGCGGAATGCGGCAACTACGCCGCCGATATCACCCGAACCTTCCCGGTCAATGGCAAGTTCACCGAAAGCCAACGCCTCATCTACGAACTGGTGTTGGAGGCCCAGACCGCCGCCCTGGAAACCGTCCGCCCGGGCCGCCGTTGGATCGAACCGCACGATGCCGCGGTGCGGGTCTTGACCGAGGGCCTGGTGCGCCTCGGAATACTGCAAGGCAAGACAGCCAAGCTCATCAAGGACGGCAGCTACAAGAAGTTCTACATGCACCGCACCGGCCACTGGCTAGGGCTGGACGTGCACGACGCGGGCGCCTACAAGGTGGGCGGCAAGTGGCGGGAACTGGTCCCGGGCATGCTCTTGACGGTGGAACCCGGCCTCTACATCGCCCCGGATTGCGCGGACGTGGAGCCGCGCTGGCGCGGCATCGGGGTGCGGATCGAAGACGACGTGCTGGTCACCCCCGACGGCTGCGAGGTGCTGACCGCCGCGCTACCCAAACAGGTGGCGGACATCGAAGCGTGGATGGCGGGCTAG